A part of Pseudoalteromonas arctica A 37-1-2 genomic DNA contains:
- a CDS encoding IPT/TIG domain-containing protein, with protein sequence MKTQLLYLSLLSVSCAFISLTYTTHVHAKTLQVSSHVGTWQNKDEDGDGVPDELDAYPFDASKSDYELVKEEEFNNNHDLATIVPEKLPVKLFGRIQQANDQDYYKIKLKKDVAVTVLLSSLSHEFKPGMAVMDSSVVAIESWAPNFTAVGRYKRAIQVKPSESGTYYIVINDKEFRGEGAYDYQLNVFVDEDVDAIDDSVEPAFGLQGYTQDTDGDGVYDGTEFYVFNLDSAYAHDVDTDGIPNWLDDDSDNDGIKDVLEGALDLDKDGLGNFVDSDSDGNTVADSKDAGNAQRPVNHDKDELANFIDLDDDNDLILDINDPEPLTSAKNAEYGTINYLEISNIYYLLNSSQEIEGVILANQKHRVYGENLATGFLNFNIEGSAVPVNIAVNANGQDYVDFVMPRNATSISYSSANISTAPTALTFNKKFSPIIANQGVIESSANTEVILSGKNFSDDTLVYLNEVELTPLATSPTSLSFTVPTNAESGKLYLKNSYGKSNASKIAVYSETTLTIDDSLSFANSKVVASTFISGIEKTVDINNSVAVVPVSSNNATTITLYFGDEQKYYLNALYLGQADLQITPLFIAASTAWGLSGVNQTQQLAKLRALFTQALKLDEVIEFADYIIKNNNQLPKYKSKEFTTLKWAAADAITAHIKK encoded by the coding sequence TTGAAAACCCAACTATTATACCTTTCATTGCTAAGCGTCAGCTGTGCTTTTATCTCGCTAACATATACAACACACGTTCACGCAAAAACACTTCAAGTATCCTCACATGTAGGCACGTGGCAAAATAAAGACGAAGATGGTGACGGTGTACCTGATGAGCTCGATGCTTATCCCTTTGATGCAAGTAAAAGTGATTACGAATTAGTTAAAGAAGAAGAATTTAACAACAATCATGATTTAGCTACTATCGTACCAGAAAAGTTACCAGTTAAACTTTTTGGCCGAATTCAGCAAGCGAACGATCAGGATTATTATAAAATTAAGCTTAAAAAAGATGTGGCAGTAACCGTACTTTTATCGTCTTTAAGTCATGAATTTAAACCTGGTATGGCAGTAATGGATAGCTCTGTAGTAGCCATAGAGTCGTGGGCACCAAATTTTACTGCTGTTGGTAGATATAAGCGGGCCATTCAAGTAAAGCCGTCTGAGTCTGGCACATACTATATCGTTATTAACGATAAAGAATTTAGAGGTGAGGGGGCTTACGATTACCAATTGAATGTGTTTGTAGATGAGGATGTAGATGCAATTGATGACTCTGTAGAGCCTGCTTTTGGACTGCAAGGTTACACTCAAGATACAGATGGCGATGGCGTTTATGATGGTACTGAGTTTTATGTGTTTAATTTAGACTCAGCGTATGCTCATGATGTTGATACTGATGGCATTCCAAACTGGCTTGATGATGACTCCGATAATGATGGTATTAAAGATGTGCTTGAAGGTGCACTTGATTTAGACAAAGATGGTCTGGGCAACTTTGTAGACTCTGATTCCGATGGCAACACGGTTGCTGACAGTAAAGATGCTGGGAATGCTCAAAGGCCTGTAAATCATGATAAAGACGAATTAGCTAACTTTATTGATTTAGATGACGACAACGATTTAATTTTAGATATTAATGATCCAGAACCACTCACTTCAGCTAAAAATGCAGAATATGGAACTATTAATTATTTAGAAATTAGTAACATCTATTATTTATTAAATAGCAGCCAAGAAATTGAAGGCGTTATTTTAGCTAACCAAAAACACCGTGTTTACGGTGAAAACTTAGCAACTGGTTTTTTAAATTTTAATATTGAAGGCAGTGCAGTACCCGTTAATATAGCTGTTAATGCAAATGGGCAAGATTATGTTGATTTTGTAATGCCGCGTAATGCTACTAGCATTAGTTATAGCTCAGCAAATATAAGTACAGCACCTACAGCACTAACGTTTAATAAAAAATTCTCGCCGATAATAGCCAATCAAGGCGTTATAGAATCATCAGCAAATACTGAAGTTATTTTATCAGGTAAAAACTTTTCAGACGATACTTTAGTGTATTTAAACGAGGTAGAGCTTACCCCTTTAGCAACTTCTCCTACTAGCTTAAGTTTCACAGTTCCTACAAATGCTGAATCAGGCAAATTATATTTAAAAAACAGTTATGGAAAAAGTAACGCATCTAAAATTGCTGTATATAGTGAAACAACACTAACAATAGATGACTCCTTGTCGTTTGCTAATTCTAAAGTGGTTGCAAGTACATTTATATCTGGCATAGAAAAAACGGTCGATATTAACAATAGTGTTGCTGTCGTGCCTGTATCTAGCAATAACGCCACAACGATTACCTTATATTTTGGTGATGAACAAAAGTATTATTTAAATGCACTTTATTTAGGGCAGGCAGATTTACAAATCACACCACTATTTATTGCTGCATCTACTGCATGGGGCTTAAGTGGCGTGAACCAAACACAACAACTCGCAAAATTAAGAGCTTTATTCACACAAGCACTTAAGCTAGATGAAGTGATTGAGTTTGCAGATTATATTATAAAAAATAATAACCAATTGCCTAAATATAAAAGCAAAGAATTTACGACTTTAAAATGGGCGGCTGCGGATGCAATTACTGCTCATATTAAAAAATAA
- a CDS encoding ATP-binding protein, whose translation MLVATIIFVLIALPSLYLFDQKVRSDVYHSAQIELKRELETKSLSLKKHLKDSVTAIRFLDATPPIQGITRAKENKLIDPILGTPIDIWQERLASIFTGFMQTDDTILQARYITLEDGGQEVVRVDRNQLGEINRLQGLQLQKKGQRDYMIKASMLDNKSVYISPINYNRENGQIQEPYISTFRVAKPVFDEKNKIFAILVTNYFADKLIKSLTVESPQGTQIYLMNNEGEFLYHPNPQLRFGFEFNKAKTWTEEFSIASTMAEQGTLPLSNYPIAYTLKKRISLDGDIAMLPLELGVSVDTKTLFAKVNERRQNFIAMLVVFFSVFLVIAFLYQRFINRKLLINSLKEQNNKVIENSLDAIFTIEQNGEIVHFNNTAKEVFGNSISGISPDFVSLFDLNEADNNCIEETISNGAKMPFEAIYTDGYGNKQYFSITLSSIFDVYNNRYQVAAILRNISSLKNTQSELEGLNSTLELKVSQRTVELERAIDQALAASQAKSDFVANISHEIRTPMNGVLGMLEMLKEDGLSEQQYHYLKLANSSANSLMNLINDILDFSKIEAGKLDIDNHTFDVVTVCSDMISSLALQGQRKGLEVFLDTKDVVDRMVIGDSHRLKQILINLVNNAFKFTHRGEVSLTVGSKYITDSKLLMSFTIKDTGIGIAPENIDKLFEVFTQEDSSTTRHFGGTGLGLSICKKLAQLMGGNITVISEKGAGSTFTATVELHVAQEKKLNTGIELATSINVAALIARDNVYKNVCDLLLLTCKVNAENIVRLDYFSEHKEFEADLLLIDDEHPQIDALIDYCKQFNKKYVLILRDMVTDKPTKMILPEGSHILNKPLTQDQFSYKLASLFGASNDCIIAPPKGLTEEQVEPDLSAYHILLVDDNMINIEVAKAILKRTKVKITCASDGVEALEALRENTEQAFDVILMDCQMPNLNGYDTTSEIRNSKAGVDYTYIPIIAMTASAMEGDRERCLTAGMNDYITKPIKPRTLKDKLITWLS comes from the coding sequence ATGCTCGTTGCAACAATAATATTTGTTCTTATAGCTTTACCATCTCTGTATTTGTTTGATCAAAAAGTAAGAAGTGATGTTTACCATTCAGCTCAAATAGAATTAAAACGTGAGCTTGAAACAAAAAGCCTTTCACTAAAAAAACACCTTAAAGATAGTGTTACCGCAATCCGCTTTTTAGATGCAACTCCTCCTATTCAAGGTATTACCCGCGCAAAAGAAAATAAACTGATTGATCCAATTCTTGGAACACCCATTGATATTTGGCAGGAGCGTTTAGCAAGTATTTTTACAGGCTTTATGCAGACTGATGACACTATATTGCAAGCTCGCTATATTACGCTCGAAGATGGTGGACAAGAAGTTGTCAGGGTTGATAGAAACCAACTCGGAGAAATTAATCGACTGCAAGGTCTGCAATTACAAAAGAAAGGCCAACGCGATTACATGATAAAAGCGAGTATGCTCGATAATAAAAGTGTTTATATTTCTCCAATTAACTACAACCGTGAAAATGGGCAGATACAAGAACCTTATATAAGCACTTTTCGTGTAGCTAAACCTGTTTTTGATGAAAAAAATAAAATTTTTGCAATATTAGTTACTAACTACTTTGCTGATAAATTAATAAAAAGTTTAACGGTTGAATCTCCACAAGGAACACAAATTTACCTAATGAATAATGAAGGTGAATTTTTATATCATCCAAACCCTCAATTACGCTTCGGTTTTGAATTTAATAAAGCAAAAACATGGACTGAAGAATTTTCCATTGCAAGTACAATGGCAGAGCAAGGCACTTTACCGCTAAGTAATTACCCAATTGCTTACACGTTAAAAAAACGTATTTCGCTTGATGGTGATATTGCGATGTTACCTTTAGAGCTTGGTGTAAGTGTTGATACTAAAACGTTGTTTGCAAAGGTGAACGAAAGGCGTCAAAACTTTATTGCAATGCTAGTGGTATTCTTTAGCGTATTTTTAGTTATTGCCTTTTTATACCAACGTTTTATAAACCGTAAGTTGTTAATTAATTCTCTAAAAGAGCAAAACAATAAAGTAATAGAAAATTCTTTGGATGCTATTTTTACAATTGAGCAAAACGGCGAAATTGTTCACTTTAATAATACAGCTAAAGAGGTTTTCGGTAATTCAATTTCAGGCATTAGCCCTGACTTTGTTTCTTTATTTGACTTAAATGAAGCCGATAATAACTGTATAGAAGAGACTATTTCAAACGGAGCAAAAATGCCGTTTGAAGCTATCTACACAGATGGTTATGGCAACAAACAATACTTTTCAATTACGCTCAGTAGTATTTTTGATGTCTACAATAACCGTTATCAGGTAGCGGCTATTTTAAGAAATATTAGCTCATTAAAAAATACTCAATCAGAGCTTGAAGGCTTAAACAGTACTTTAGAGCTAAAAGTATCACAAAGGACTGTTGAGCTAGAGCGAGCAATTGATCAAGCATTAGCAGCGAGCCAAGCAAAAAGTGACTTTGTAGCAAATATATCTCACGAAATACGCACACCGATGAATGGCGTTTTGGGTATGCTTGAAATGCTCAAAGAAGATGGCTTAAGTGAGCAACAATACCATTACTTAAAATTAGCTAATAGCAGTGCTAACTCTCTGATGAACCTGATTAACGATATTCTCGATTTTTCTAAAATAGAAGCGGGTAAGCTTGATATTGATAATCATACATTTGATGTTGTTACAGTATGTAGCGATATGATTAGCTCTTTAGCGTTACAGGGCCAGCGCAAAGGTCTTGAAGTATTCTTAGATACAAAAGATGTAGTAGACAGAATGGTTATTGGTGACAGCCATCGACTGAAACAAATTTTAATTAACTTAGTTAATAATGCATTTAAATTTACCCACCGAGGTGAAGTAAGTTTAACTGTCGGCTCTAAGTACATTACCGACTCAAAGTTATTAATGAGCTTTACAATAAAAGACACGGGAATTGGTATAGCGCCAGAGAACATAGACAAACTATTTGAAGTGTTTACACAAGAAGATTCAAGTACAACCCGTCATTTTGGCGGTACAGGTTTAGGCTTATCTATATGTAAAAAACTTGCTCAGTTAATGGGTGGTAATATTACGGTTATAAGTGAAAAGGGTGCTGGTAGTACCTTTACCGCAACAGTTGAGCTACATGTAGCACAAGAGAAAAAACTAAACACAGGTATTGAACTTGCTACTAGCATTAACGTAGCGGCATTAATAGCGCGCGATAACGTTTATAAAAACGTGTGCGATTTATTGCTACTAACCTGTAAAGTAAATGCAGAAAACATTGTAAGACTCGACTACTTTAGTGAGCATAAAGAGTTTGAAGCTGACTTATTATTGATTGACGATGAGCATCCTCAAATTGATGCGTTAATTGATTACTGTAAGCAGTTTAATAAAAAGTACGTCTTAATTTTACGCGACATGGTGACCGATAAACCGACTAAAATGATATTACCTGAGGGTAGCCACATTCTAAATAAACCGCTTACCCAAGATCAATTTAGCTATAAGTTAGCCAGCTTATTTGGTGCCAGTAATGATTGCATTATAGCGCCACCAAAAGGCTTAACAGAAGAACAAGTAGAGCCTGACCTATCTGCTTATCATATATTATTAGTAGACGATAATATGATAAACATTGAAGTTGCTAAGGCGATTTTAAAGCGCACAAAAGTAAAAATCACCTGTGCATCAGACGGTGTAGAAGCATTAGAAGCATTAAGAGAAAACACAGAGCAAGCTTTTGATGTTATTTTAATGGATTGCCAAATGCCTAACTTAAATGGCTACGATACAACAAGTGAAATCAGAAATAGTAAGGCCGGGGTAGACTACACTTACATACCTATTATTGCTATGACAGCAAGCGCAATGGAAGGTGATAGAGAACGTTGTTTAACTGCAGGCATGAACGACTATATTACTAAACCAATCAAGCCAAGAACGCTAAAAGATAAGTTAATCACCTGGCTAAGTTAA
- a CDS encoding UDP-2,3-diacylglucosamine diphosphatase, with protein MSNGANTKKQHYPTIWISDVHLGYKDCKADYLLDFLNSVESDTLYLVGDIIDLWSMKRQFYWHPSHYQVLNSIQKKAASGTRVIYIPGNHDETFRNYINQTLFGIEIHQQFIHTTKANKRFLLVHGDDFDSATRYNKLISIAGDAGYDFLLFLNRWTNRIRKLFGGNYYSLASWIKARVHKAREAIKAFEDAAIHEAKKQNVDGIICGHIHHPKIKVDDGIMYCNDGDWIESCTALVEQQDGKIELLHWSDTQTVLDSADITKLNISTDAKPKKSAA; from the coding sequence ATGAGTAATGGCGCAAACACTAAGAAGCAACACTACCCTACTATTTGGATATCTGATGTTCATTTAGGTTACAAAGACTGTAAAGCAGATTACTTACTCGATTTTTTAAACTCGGTAGAATCCGATACACTTTATTTAGTGGGTGATATTATTGATTTATGGTCAATGAAACGTCAGTTTTATTGGCACCCTTCGCATTATCAAGTATTAAACTCTATACAAAAAAAAGCAGCTAGCGGTACACGCGTCATTTATATTCCCGGTAATCATGACGAAACGTTTAGAAACTATATAAATCAAACGTTATTTGGTATTGAAATCCACCAGCAGTTTATTCACACCACTAAAGCTAATAAACGTTTTTTACTCGTACACGGCGATGACTTTGATTCCGCGACACGCTATAACAAACTTATTAGTATCGCAGGGGATGCAGGGTACGACTTTTTATTATTTTTAAACCGCTGGACCAATCGTATTCGAAAGCTATTTGGTGGTAATTACTACTCGCTTGCATCATGGATAAAAGCCCGCGTACACAAAGCACGTGAAGCAATTAAAGCCTTCGAAGATGCCGCAATTCATGAAGCTAAAAAACAAAACGTAGACGGTATTATTTGTGGACACATTCATCATCCCAAAATAAAAGTAGATGACGGAATTATGTATTGTAACGATGGAGACTGGATTGAGAGTTGTACGGCGCTGGTAGAGCAGCAAGATGGAAAAATTGAATTACTACATTGGTCAGACACACAAACCGTACTCGATAGCGCCGACATAACAAAGTTAAATATATCAACTGATGCTAAACCAAAAAAATCAGCTGCATAA
- a CDS encoding proline--tRNA ligase: MRTSQYILATLKETPSDAEIVSHQLMLRAGMIRRVASGLYTWLPSGLRVLRKVENIVREEMDKAGAIEMLMPVIQPADLWEESGRWNEFGPELMRFTDRHNRTFALGPTHEEVITDFVRKEISSYKQLPVTLYQVQTKVRDERRPRFGVMRAREFTMKDAYSFHLSEECLDATYQAMHKAYCNIFERLGLDYRPVIADTGSIGGSVSHEFHVLAESGEDAIAFSDGSDYAANIEKAEALAPSEPRPEASKELKAFPTPDAKTINELKKHYGVKPHRGVKTLIVYGTPDENEVRGLVALVLRGDHELNELKAEKHPLVDSPLEMATEADIVAAIGAKPGSLGPVGLSMPIIVDRTANILADFVAGANKDDEHYSGINWDRDVTDYEVADIRNIVEGDMSPCGQGVLQIKRGIEVGHIFQLGTKYSEAMKAGVLNEGGKNQTMTMGCYGIGVSRIVAAAIEQNNDQYGIIWPKSIAPFDLAIVPMNMHKSHRIPDIANNLYQGLKDAGLDVLFDDRKERPGVMFNDMELIGVPFTLVIGERNLDENKVELKNRRTGEKLMIDIDTAIDAIKAAVKG; this comes from the coding sequence ATGCGTACAAGCCAATATATACTCGCAACACTTAAAGAAACGCCATCAGATGCTGAAATCGTATCGCATCAGTTAATGCTTAGAGCCGGTATGATCCGCCGCGTCGCTTCGGGTTTATACACTTGGTTACCCTCTGGTTTACGCGTGCTACGTAAAGTAGAAAACATTGTACGTGAAGAGATGGACAAAGCAGGTGCAATTGAAATGCTTATGCCTGTTATTCAACCTGCTGATTTGTGGGAAGAGTCTGGCCGTTGGAATGAATTTGGTCCAGAGCTTATGCGCTTTACAGACCGTCATAACCGTACATTTGCACTTGGCCCAACACACGAAGAAGTAATAACTGATTTCGTACGTAAAGAAATAAGCAGCTACAAGCAATTACCAGTTACTTTATACCAAGTACAAACTAAAGTACGCGACGAACGTCGTCCTCGTTTTGGTGTAATGCGTGCTCGTGAATTTACAATGAAAGATGCCTACTCTTTTCACTTAAGTGAAGAGTGTTTAGATGCGACTTATCAAGCAATGCACAAAGCATATTGTAATATTTTTGAGCGTTTAGGCCTTGATTACCGCCCTGTTATAGCCGATACAGGCTCTATTGGTGGTAGCGTATCGCACGAGTTTCATGTACTTGCTGAGTCGGGCGAAGATGCAATCGCGTTTAGTGATGGCAGTGATTACGCCGCTAATATTGAAAAAGCAGAAGCACTGGCACCAAGCGAACCTCGCCCTGAAGCATCAAAAGAGCTTAAAGCGTTTCCAACTCCTGACGCTAAAACGATTAACGAGCTTAAAAAACACTACGGTGTTAAGCCACATCGCGGTGTTAAAACGTTAATTGTTTATGGTACGCCTGATGAAAACGAAGTACGCGGTTTAGTAGCCTTAGTACTGCGTGGCGATCACGAATTAAATGAACTAAAAGCTGAAAAGCACCCATTAGTAGACTCTCCGCTTGAAATGGCAACAGAGGCAGATATTGTTGCTGCTATTGGCGCAAAACCTGGCTCATTAGGCCCTGTCGGCTTATCTATGCCTATTATTGTTGATAGAACAGCTAACATACTTGCTGATTTTGTTGCCGGGGCAAATAAAGACGACGAGCATTACAGCGGTATTAACTGGGATCGTGACGTAACTGATTACGAAGTTGCTGATATTCGTAATATTGTTGAAGGCGATATGAGCCCATGTGGCCAAGGCGTTTTACAAATTAAACGTGGTATTGAAGTAGGTCATATTTTCCAACTTGGTACTAAATACTCAGAAGCGATGAAAGCGGGTGTATTAAACGAAGGTGGTAAAAACCAAACCATGACTATGGGTTGTTACGGTATTGGTGTTTCACGTATTGTTGCTGCTGCTATTGAGCAGAACAACGATCAATACGGGATCATTTGGCCAAAATCAATCGCGCCATTCGATTTAGCAATTGTTCCAATGAACATGCACAAATCGCATCGTATTCCTGATATTGCAAATAACCTTTACCAAGGTTTAAAAGATGCTGGTCTTGATGTGTTATTTGATGACCGTAAAGAGCGCCCTGGTGTTATGTTTAACGATATGGAACTCATTGGTGTGCCATTTACGCTAGTAATTGGTGAGCGTAACCTTGACGAAAACAAAGTTGAGCTTAAAAACCGCCGTACAGGTGAAAAGCTAATGATTGATATCGATACAGCAATTGATGCAATTAAAGCAGCCGTTAAAGGTTAA
- the tsaA gene encoding tRNA (N6-threonylcarbamoyladenosine(37)-N6)-methyltransferase TrmO: MSDYTISAIGHIQSPYKQKFAIPRQPRLVPQAKAKLIFAPDFNREEFVRGLDEFTHIWLLFRFHETADKGYSAMVRPPRLGGNERKGVFATRATFRPNAIGMSAVKLEGIEYKNGQLSLLLAGIDLLDGTPIIDIKPYLPYSDSMPDASAGFADTRPETQMTVEFSPQAIEFVNAQTQYPDLHDFIANVLKQDPRPAYKKQKDGEQSYGMTLYNYNIRWQVNGEHNVVTSIEKN; this comes from the coding sequence ATGAGCGATTACACCATTTCGGCTATTGGCCACATTCAATCTCCTTATAAACAAAAGTTTGCTATACCTAGGCAACCTCGTTTAGTGCCACAAGCTAAAGCAAAGCTTATATTTGCCCCCGATTTTAATCGCGAAGAATTTGTACGTGGTTTAGATGAATTTACTCATATTTGGTTGTTATTTCGTTTTCATGAAACGGCTGATAAAGGTTATTCTGCTATGGTGCGCCCGCCTCGTTTGGGTGGCAATGAGCGAAAAGGTGTATTTGCGACCCGTGCTACATTCAGACCAAACGCAATTGGAATGAGCGCCGTAAAACTTGAAGGTATTGAATATAAAAACGGACAACTTAGCTTATTACTCGCTGGTATTGATTTACTTGATGGCACACCGATTATTGACATAAAACCGTATTTGCCGTATTCAGATTCTATGCCGGATGCAAGTGCTGGCTTTGCTGACACGCGCCCTGAAACACAAATGACGGTTGAATTTAGCCCTCAGGCAATTGAGTTTGTTAATGCGCAAACACAATACCCAGATTTACATGATTTTATTGCCAATGTTTTAAAACAAGATCCTCGCCCTGCATATAAAAAACAAAAAGATGGCGAGCAGAGCTATGGTATGACTCTGTATAATTATAATATTCGCTGGCAAGTCAATGGCGAGCATAACGTAGTAACAAGCATAGAAAAAAACTAA
- a CDS encoding outer membrane beta-barrel protein yields the protein MIKTLSLSAIALATLGFNSAAHADISDFDSPRIYTGIGYGQYSFEFEDSDNDTDFDDDAQMLKGYVGAQFNEYLSLELAYQNFDEVSDIDSKAEIDGVSLAARLGYPITESFSVYAKGGWLEWDADYTQDLPVGGVSASTDGGDAFYGAGIEYALTTNVQFRLEYERYKLDDDIDPDMDVASVSVQYMF from the coding sequence ATGATTAAAACACTTTCTCTTTCAGCTATTGCACTAGCAACACTGGGTTTTAACTCTGCAGCACACGCTGACATTTCTGATTTCGATTCTCCACGTATTTATACTGGTATCGGTTACGGTCAATATTCTTTTGAATTTGAAGACAGTGACAACGACACTGACTTTGACGACGATGCACAAATGCTTAAGGGTTACGTTGGTGCACAATTTAACGAGTACTTAAGCTTAGAGCTTGCTTATCAAAACTTTGATGAAGTAAGTGATATAGACAGCAAAGCTGAAATTGATGGCGTATCGCTTGCCGCACGTTTAGGCTACCCAATAACAGAAAGCTTTTCTGTGTATGCAAAAGGCGGTTGGCTTGAATGGGATGCAGATTACACACAAGATTTACCAGTCGGTGGCGTATCAGCGTCTACAGATGGTGGTGATGCATTTTACGGCGCTGGTATTGAATACGCGCTTACAACAAATGTACAATTTCGTTTAGAGTATGAGCGTTATAAACTTGATGACGATATTGACCCAGATATGGATGTAGCGTCTGTATCAGTTCAATACATGTTTTAA
- a CDS encoding acyl-CoA thioesterase, translated as MPSSKVVFRFLAEPTDVNFGGKVHGGAVMKWIDQAGYACAAGWSGHYCVTVSVAGVKFRRPILVGQIVEVEAKIAHTGRSSMQIFIQVRCGDPKTQNMVETNHCVISFIAMDETGYPIEVPSFKAVTEEDIKLENYAIKMKEIAIETENLLHTV; from the coding sequence ATGCCGTCGTCAAAAGTTGTTTTTCGTTTTTTAGCAGAGCCTACCGATGTTAATTTTGGTGGTAAAGTTCATGGTGGGGCCGTCATGAAATGGATTGACCAAGCAGGCTATGCATGTGCTGCGGGTTGGAGTGGTCACTACTGCGTAACGGTTTCGGTTGCGGGTGTTAAATTTAGACGCCCTATTTTAGTGGGTCAAATAGTCGAAGTAGAAGCTAAAATTGCCCATACGGGTAGAAGTAGCATGCAAATATTTATTCAAGTGCGTTGTGGCGATCCAAAAACACAAAATATGGTTGAAACAAATCATTGTGTTATCAGCTTTATTGCTATGGATGAAACGGGTTACCCAATAGAAGTGCCTTCGTTTAAAGCTGTAACAGAAGAAGATATTAAATTAGAAAATTACGCTATAAAAATGAAAGAAATAGCAATTGAAACAGAAAACTTGCTTCATACAGTGTAA